In a genomic window of Roseiflexus castenholzii DSM 13941:
- a CDS encoding ATP-binding protein produces the protein MLDRYDQQLRQLESLLRVSRAITAQLDLTSVLNLVIEAAVDLLAGSSGLIALRDDDGTTRIYAAYGLAREIWPVFDDLLATPLSDQQALVHRLREAGASIGLPLRHVSALPLMFRGATVGVIYVFRAALNVEFTAEEHQLLTAFADQAAIAVSNARLFQSVLREKQHLDALIENSADGVMILDERWRIATFNRAMELLTGWSREEAIGRPCAEVLAIHTPQGANLCLTDCPLQRQPFEPNPVAEGWITTRDGRRLYIQSRYAAQRSPQGAFLGAIANVRDVTEQKIEAEMQNTFISVISHELRTPVSIIKGYAETLARQDAAWDAATLREGLAVIIEEADRLAQQINTLLEASRLQTDSMRLELSDWSVRPLVERVVERFAPQAGDRFTFQIDIPDDFPPVHADYERTRTVVENLISNAIKYSPNGGLIRITARVSGDFAIISVSDQGIGIPLEEQKKLFRRFYRVDNRLRRETQGAGLGLFLSRVIVEAQGGRIWVDSRPGRGSRFSFTVPLATPMLSDQMASGEIETATSVDHPESTVVTLPRMEPPLLEDHER, from the coding sequence ATGTTAGACCGGTATGATCAACAGTTGCGGCAGCTTGAGTCGCTGCTGCGCGTCAGTCGCGCGATCACGGCGCAGCTCGATCTCACCAGTGTGCTCAATCTGGTCATCGAGGCGGCGGTCGATTTGCTTGCCGGCAGCTCCGGCTTGATTGCCCTGCGCGATGATGATGGCACGACGCGCATTTATGCGGCGTATGGACTGGCGCGCGAAATCTGGCCCGTGTTCGACGACCTGCTGGCGACGCCGCTTAGCGATCAGCAGGCGCTGGTGCATCGCCTGCGCGAAGCAGGCGCCAGCATCGGGCTGCCATTACGGCATGTCAGCGCGTTACCGCTGATGTTTCGCGGCGCGACGGTCGGGGTGATCTATGTCTTTCGCGCTGCGCTGAACGTCGAGTTTACTGCCGAAGAACATCAACTCCTGACCGCATTCGCCGATCAGGCGGCGATTGCGGTCTCGAATGCACGCCTGTTCCAGAGCGTCTTGCGTGAGAAACAACATCTTGATGCGCTGATCGAGAACAGCGCCGACGGCGTGATGATCCTCGATGAGCGCTGGCGCATTGCCACATTCAACCGTGCAATGGAACTGCTGACCGGTTGGAGCCGTGAGGAGGCGATCGGGCGCCCGTGCGCCGAGGTGCTGGCTATCCACACGCCGCAAGGCGCCAATCTCTGCCTTACCGATTGCCCGTTGCAACGGCAACCGTTCGAGCCTAATCCGGTCGCCGAGGGGTGGATCACCACACGGGACGGACGGCGTCTCTACATCCAGAGTCGCTACGCAGCACAACGCAGCCCGCAGGGCGCGTTTCTTGGCGCCATCGCCAACGTGCGTGATGTCACCGAGCAGAAGATCGAAGCTGAGATGCAGAACACCTTCATTTCAGTCATCTCGCACGAATTGCGCACACCGGTCAGCATTATTAAAGGATACGCCGAGACGCTGGCGCGCCAGGATGCGGCATGGGACGCAGCGACTCTCCGTGAAGGACTGGCCGTTATCATCGAAGAGGCGGATCGCCTGGCGCAGCAGATCAACACGCTGCTGGAAGCCTCCCGTTTACAGACCGACAGTATGCGCCTCGAGTTGAGCGACTGGTCGGTACGCCCTCTGGTGGAGCGCGTGGTCGAACGCTTCGCACCACAGGCAGGCGACCGGTTCACGTTCCAGATCGACATTCCCGACGACTTTCCGCCAGTCCATGCCGATTATGAGCGGACCCGCACCGTGGTGGAGAATCTGATCAGCAACGCGATTAAGTACAGCCCGAACGGTGGGTTGATACGCATCACGGCGCGGGTGAGCGGCGATTTTGCGATTATCTCGGTGAGCGATCAGGGTATTGGCATACCGCTCGAAGAGCAGAAAAAACTCTTTCGCCGCTTCTATCGCGTCGATAACCGCCTGCGGCGTGAAACGCAAGGAGCAGGATTGGGGTTGTTCCTGTCGCGCGTTATTGTTGAAGCGCAGGGTGGGCGAATCTGGGTCGATAGCCGACCGGGGCGCGGGTCGCGCTTTTCGTTTACTGTGCCGCTGGCAACGCCAATGCTGAGCGATCAGATGGCGTCGGGTGAGATCGAAACTGCCACATCTGTCGATCATCCTGAGTCAACCGTAGTAACGCTTCCACGGATGGAACCGCCGCTGCTCGAGGATCATGAACGTTAA
- the rpoD gene encoding RNA polymerase sigma factor RpoD, producing the protein MTTEIVEQTRQAWAQTLEYLLDIGRTRGFLTYNEILEALPQPEYHVADVDQLYASLQAEGIRVVETPLDMSDHGAVGDDELLAEMPDLTDVALDDPVRMYLQEIGQVPLLSAEQEVMLAKAMEAGHRARRALECEEYSSWQERMMYEQQVAQGNEARQHLIQANLRLVVSIAKKYTSYGLTMMDLVQEGNIGLMRAVEKFDYTKGHKFSTYATWWIRQAITRAIADQSRTIRLPVHMGEAISQVKRASHKLQQMMQREPTPEEIADAMGISSTKVRRTLEASMHPLSLEMPVGQEGEGRMGDFIEDDRISTPAEAAAASMLREQLEEVLQKLPERERKIIQLRYGLKDGRYRTLEEVGMEFGITRERIRQIEAVALRKLRHPHLGKKLRGYLD; encoded by the coding sequence ATGACCACCGAGATCGTGGAGCAGACACGGCAGGCGTGGGCGCAAACGCTCGAATACCTCCTCGACATTGGGCGCACACGCGGGTTCCTCACCTATAACGAAATTCTTGAAGCGCTTCCCCAACCCGAATATCACGTTGCCGATGTTGATCAATTGTACGCTTCATTGCAGGCGGAAGGCATTCGGGTGGTCGAGACCCCGCTCGATATGAGCGACCACGGCGCGGTCGGCGATGATGAATTGCTGGCGGAAATGCCGGACCTGACCGATGTGGCGCTCGATGATCCGGTTCGGATGTATTTACAGGAGATTGGTCAGGTGCCATTGTTGTCGGCAGAGCAGGAAGTGATGCTGGCAAAGGCGATGGAGGCCGGGCATCGCGCCCGGCGCGCGCTTGAGTGCGAGGAGTATAGCTCCTGGCAGGAACGGATGATGTACGAACAGCAGGTTGCACAGGGGAATGAAGCGCGTCAGCACCTGATCCAGGCCAATCTGCGTCTGGTCGTCTCGATCGCCAAAAAATATACGTCGTATGGTCTGACGATGATGGACCTGGTGCAGGAAGGCAATATCGGACTTATGCGTGCAGTCGAAAAGTTCGACTATACCAAGGGGCACAAGTTCTCTACCTACGCCACCTGGTGGATTCGCCAGGCGATCACGCGCGCCATCGCCGATCAAAGCCGCACCATCCGCCTGCCGGTGCATATGGGTGAGGCGATTAGTCAGGTCAAGCGCGCCTCGCATAAACTTCAGCAGATGATGCAGCGCGAACCGACACCGGAAGAGATCGCCGATGCGATGGGCATCAGTTCGACGAAGGTGCGTCGCACGCTCGAAGCCTCGATGCACCCGCTATCGCTGGAAATGCCGGTTGGGCAGGAAGGCGAGGGCCGTATGGGCGACTTTATCGAAGATGATCGTATCTCGACCCCGGCTGAAGCTGCAGCTGCATCGATGCTGCGCGAGCAACTCGAAGAGGTGCTGCAAAAACTCCCTGAACGGGAACGGAAGATTATTCAGTTGCGCTATGGGCTGAAGGATGGTCGTTACCGCACACTGGAAGAAGTCGGTATGGAATTTGGCATCACCCGCGAGCGCATCCGGCAGATCGAAGCCGTGGCGCTGCGGAAATTGCGCCATCCCCACCTTGGCAAGAAGTTGCGCGGTTACCTCGATTGA
- a CDS encoding response regulator transcription factor, with amino-acid sequence MSELKDKLILVVDDEPRMVNFMRMNLELEGCRVVSASNGREALEKVRDEMPDVVLLDIMMPVMDGFETLRRLRQASSVPVLVLTAKDDEEDRIKGLELGADDYIGKPFSHRELVSRIRAVLRRHYTPPPAPQTLVKVDDRLQIDFARREVLVNGERVNLRPTEYRLLYHLVQNAGYVMTHEQLLSKVWGPEYRDETHYLRLYITYLRQKIEEDPANPKYILTERGIGYRFVDFKREGHG; translated from the coding sequence ATGTCAGAACTCAAAGACAAGCTGATCCTCGTCGTCGACGACGAGCCGCGCATGGTCAACTTTATGCGCATGAACCTGGAACTCGAAGGATGCCGGGTGGTCAGCGCCTCGAACGGGCGCGAAGCGCTGGAAAAGGTGCGCGACGAGATGCCCGACGTGGTGTTGCTCGATATTATGATGCCGGTGATGGATGGCTTTGAAACACTGCGCCGATTGCGACAGGCATCATCGGTGCCGGTGCTGGTACTGACAGCGAAAGATGACGAAGAGGATCGCATCAAAGGGCTGGAACTGGGCGCCGACGATTATATCGGCAAACCGTTCAGTCACCGGGAACTGGTCAGTCGCATTCGCGCGGTTCTACGGCGCCACTACACCCCGCCGCCGGCGCCACAGACGCTGGTCAAGGTCGATGATCGGCTCCAGATCGATTTCGCCCGGCGCGAGGTGCTGGTCAATGGCGAACGGGTCAACCTGCGCCCGACGGAGTACCGGCTGCTGTACCACCTGGTGCAAAATGCGGGGTATGTGATGACCCACGAGCAACTGTTGAGTAAGGTGTGGGGACCTGAGTATCGCGACGAGACGCATTATTTGAGACTATACATCACCTATCTGCGGCAGAAGATCGAGGAAGACCCGGCAAATCCAAAATATATCCTGACCGAACGCGGCATCGGGTATCGTTTCGTCGATTTCAAGCGCGAGGGGCACGGATGA
- a CDS encoding 4a-hydroxytetrahydrobiopterin dehydratase yields the protein MAALLNDAEIEERLGDLTGWTRQGNEIRKTFQLPSFPSAIAFVVNVAFLAEAAGHHPDIDIRWRKVTLSLSTHDAGGLTGKDFDLAAQIDEII from the coding sequence ATGGCAGCCCTACTGAACGATGCCGAGATCGAAGAGCGACTCGGCGACCTGACCGGATGGACTCGGCAGGGGAACGAGATTCGGAAAACTTTTCAACTCCCCTCGTTTCCTTCTGCGATTGCATTTGTCGTCAATGTTGCGTTTCTTGCAGAAGCCGCAGGGCATCATCCCGACATCGACATCCGCTGGCGCAAAGTAACGCTGAGCCTGTCCACGCATGATGCAGGTGGTTTGACCGGCAAGGATTTCGACCTGGCAGCGCAGATTGATGAGATCATATAG
- a CDS encoding segregation and condensation protein A, with amino-acid sequence MFIEPIDYTVTLPIFEGPLDLLLRLIEREELDVTGVALAHVADQYLAHVRTMDAPDPASLSAFLVVAARLMLLKSRALLPRPSIISDQEPDDEGESLVRQLQEYQRFRRLAALLRRSEGQRMYPRLAMPPAPRPARLDHTIADLIAAMQRRMQLMLPLDPPPMTLPAPKMVTVGEMIDRIRSYLQERPWVAFEEMIALAAHRVEIVVAFWAVLELWKRHVVVVEQAGLFGVIVIRRGVLFGKEELRTETRELTG; translated from the coding sequence ATGTTCATCGAACCAATCGATTACACCGTTACCCTACCGATCTTTGAAGGTCCTCTCGATCTGCTGTTGCGTCTGATCGAACGCGAAGAACTCGATGTGACCGGCGTGGCGCTGGCGCACGTCGCCGATCAGTATCTTGCCCACGTGCGCACGATGGACGCGCCGGATCCGGCGTCGCTCTCGGCGTTTCTGGTTGTGGCCGCACGTCTGATGCTGTTGAAGTCACGGGCGTTATTGCCGCGTCCCTCGATTATCAGCGATCAGGAACCCGACGACGAAGGCGAATCGTTGGTGCGTCAATTGCAGGAGTATCAGCGTTTCAGGCGGTTGGCGGCGCTCCTGCGACGCTCCGAGGGCCAGCGTATGTATCCACGGCTCGCTATGCCACCGGCGCCCCGCCCCGCGCGGCTCGACCATACCATCGCCGATCTGATTGCTGCCATGCAGCGTCGTATGCAATTGATGCTGCCGCTCGATCCGCCGCCGATGACACTGCCTGCGCCAAAAATGGTCACGGTCGGCGAGATGATCGATCGCATTCGTTCATACTTACAGGAGCGTCCATGGGTTGCATTCGAGGAGATGATCGCGCTTGCCGCACACCGTGTCGAGATCGTCGTTGCGTTCTGGGCGGTCCTGGAATTGTGGAAGCGCCATGTTGTCGTGGTCGAACAGGCTGGTTTGTTCGGCGTCATCGTGATCCGGCGGGGAGTGTTGTTTGGGAAAGAAGAACTAAGAACTGAGACCCGAGAACTGACAGGTTAG